One Spirochaetales bacterium DNA segment encodes these proteins:
- the map gene encoding type I methionyl aminopeptidase, translated as MFEQDIHIPLKTSVDVARIRRSCRIVEKVLRNLAVYVRKGTTTAELDTLAEQMIKKNGGHPALKDYNGFPASICTSVNHVAAHGLPSDYALDDGDIVTIDTTISIDGWYGDGAWTFCVGALRPDTKRVIRAAWQSSLAGIMAIRPGGYIGDIGFSIQAIALKHGCSIVQEYVGHGIGQKMHEDPRIPNIGAKGTGMRIVPGMVFTIEPLISIGNPEVTITEDGWSIVTCDNSLTAQFEHTVAVFRDRIEILTLSVGNMKENVDYPPYFL; from the coding sequence ATGTTTGAACAGGATATACATATTCCACTGAAAACCTCTGTCGATGTCGCGCGGATACGAAGAAGCTGCAGAATTGTCGAAAAGGTCCTGCGAAATCTGGCAGTGTATGTGAGAAAAGGGACCACAACAGCGGAACTTGATACGCTTGCCGAACAGATGATAAAAAAAAACGGGGGGCATCCCGCGTTGAAGGACTATAACGGATTTCCCGCATCGATTTGTACTTCGGTCAATCATGTCGCGGCGCACGGACTGCCGTCGGATTACGCTTTGGACGACGGCGATATTGTTACTATCGATACAACCATCTCGATCGACGGCTGGTATGGCGACGGTGCCTGGACATTTTGTGTCGGGGCATTACGGCCGGATACGAAAAGGGTGATCAGGGCCGCATGGCAGTCTTCTCTTGCGGGAATCATGGCGATAAGGCCGGGGGGATACATCGGCGATATCGGATTTTCAATACAGGCAATCGCCCTAAAACACGGGTGTTCGATTGTTCAGGAATATGTCGGTCACGGGATCGGACAGAAGATGCATGAAGATCCGCGGATTCCGAATATCGGTGCAAAAGGAACGGGCATGAGAATAGTACCTGGTATGGTTTTTACCATCGAACCGTTGATCAGTATCGGGAATCCGGAAGTGACGATTACCGAAGACGGTTGGTCGATCGTCACATGCGATAATTCTCTTACCGCTCAATTTGAGCACACGGTTGCCGTGTTCAGGGACCGGATAGAAATTCTCACACTTTCTGTGGGAAATATGAAAGAAAATGTTGACTATCCCCCGTATTTTTTATAA
- the mltG gene encoding endolytic transglycosylase MltG: protein MKGIVRVFFILFSIFFVLAIGCGIVILYCNSAPESQDAADINFIIRKGETLLQISQNLEKEGLIRSAFFLRFVGKILDTEKDFDAGYYVIKRGLTTFDIHNLIVSGGESPVRITIPEGWTKTKIALHYEANGLSTKDEILKAIRSEELREKYSIPGADCEGFLFPETYFFSRSTSATKIVDTMIETFFGKLEEIGVEYQVVPANKLYAKVIMASIIEREYRLPEEAPIIASVFYNRDRRSVGLESCATIEYIITEIYGQPHPEYITLDMKEIDSPYNTYKWHGLPPGPVSNPGLVALRAAFYPAKTDYWYFCVKDPSTGEHYFSEDLEEHNAAKWYYLKKYGSPPGR, encoded by the coding sequence GTGAAAGGGATTGTGAGAGTTTTTTTTATTTTATTCAGTATCTTTTTTGTTCTCGCCATCGGTTGCGGAATCGTCATTTTGTATTGCAACAGCGCACCGGAATCACAAGACGCAGCAGACATTAATTTCATTATCAGGAAGGGAGAAACCCTGCTTCAAATATCACAAAATCTCGAAAAAGAAGGACTAATTCGATCCGCTTTTTTCCTGCGATTCGTCGGGAAAATTCTCGATACCGAAAAGGATTTCGACGCGGGTTATTACGTTATTAAACGGGGGTTGACGACATTTGATATCCATAATCTGATTGTCAGCGGAGGGGAGTCCCCAGTCAGGATTACCATTCCCGAAGGATGGACAAAAACAAAAATCGCTCTCCATTATGAAGCGAACGGACTTTCGACGAAGGACGAAATATTGAAGGCGATACGTTCGGAGGAACTGCGCGAAAAATATTCGATTCCCGGTGCCGATTGCGAGGGATTTCTGTTTCCCGAGACCTATTTTTTTTCCCGATCGACCTCTGCAACAAAAATCGTCGATACGATGATAGAAACCTTTTTCGGAAAACTGGAAGAAATCGGCGTGGAATATCAAGTTGTTCCGGCAAATAAGCTGTATGCGAAGGTAATTATGGCTTCGATAATCGAACGTGAATATCGATTACCGGAAGAGGCGCCTATTATCGCCTCCGTTTTCTATAACCGGGACAGGCGAAGCGTCGGGCTTGAATCCTGTGCGACGATCGAATATATTATTACCGAGATTTACGGCCAACCCCATCCCGAATATATCACCCTCGACATGAAGGAAATCGATTCTCCCTATAACACCTATAAATGGCACGGTCTCCCGCCCGGTCCGGTTTCGAATCCGGGTCTTGTCGCGTTGAGGGCGGCATTCTATCCCGCAAAAACCGATTATTGGTACTTTTGTGTCAAGGATCCCTCAACCGGAGAACATTATTTTTCCGAAGACCTTGAAGAGCATAATGCGGCCAAATGGTACTATCTGAAAAAATATGGAAGTCCGCCGGGGCGGTGA
- a CDS encoding iron-containing alcohol dehydrogenase, with protein sequence MIKPFAFECPQYIHFGPGERNRLGTIAAAFGKKIFFITGRRWFEQSGWKQVFSKILDGCTVCFRKCESGEPTVESISRVTEQAREFDPDLIIGCGGGSVIDTAKAVSGLVRESDGIGDYCEGIGKGKKLDKSGVPWIAIPTTAGTGAEATKNAVVISKTHRAKKSFRSPFLLASTIIVDPELTAGLDPYITGISGLDALVQLIESFVSKKATPMPRALVKHAFPVMLDALFNLGKDIKDMRARTGAAYGALISGIALANSGLGAVHGFASGIGGLFDIPHGLLCAEFLVPVLKMNADAIREDMRVLCGGARENSNDDPVEMLIEKTIMLLDLFNIPKDLGRYGIDKSLITSIAEKSEGSSMSGNPKTLSLREKEEIILSVV encoded by the coding sequence ATGATCAAGCCATTTGCATTCGAATGTCCGCAATATATCCATTTCGGGCCGGGTGAGCGAAACCGACTCGGCACTATCGCGGCCGCTTTCGGCAAAAAGATTTTTTTTATTACAGGCCGCAGATGGTTCGAGCAATCAGGCTGGAAACAGGTCTTTTCGAAAATTCTTGACGGATGTACTGTCTGTTTCAGAAAATGCGAATCAGGAGAGCCGACCGTGGAAAGCATATCGAGGGTCACAGAACAGGCCCGTGAGTTCGATCCTGACCTCATTATCGGGTGCGGCGGCGGGTCTGTCATCGATACGGCTAAAGCGGTATCGGGACTCGTTCGTGAAAGTGACGGTATCGGGGATTATTGTGAAGGAATTGGGAAGGGGAAAAAACTCGATAAAAGCGGCGTCCCCTGGATCGCGATTCCCACAACGGCGGGAACGGGTGCGGAGGCAACAAAGAACGCCGTTGTGATATCCAAAACCCATCGCGCGAAAAAGAGTTTTCGATCTCCCTTTCTCCTGGCTTCTACGATTATCGTTGATCCCGAACTGACTGCCGGTCTCGATCCATATATTACCGGTATTTCAGGTCTCGACGCCCTCGTACAGCTTATAGAATCCTTTGTTTCAAAAAAGGCAACACCGATGCCCCGTGCATTGGTGAAACACGCTTTTCCCGTCATGCTCGATGCTCTTTTCAATCTCGGAAAGGATATAAAAGATATGCGTGCCCGTACGGGGGCGGCCTATGGGGCCTTGATAAGCGGAATCGCCCTTGCCAATTCAGGACTGGGGGCGGTTCACGGGTTTGCGTCGGGGATTGGCGGTCTTTTTGATATTCCGCACGGGCTTCTCTGTGCCGAATTCCTTGTACCGGTTCTGAAGATGAATGCCGATGCCATACGAGAAGATATGCGGGTATTGTGCGGCGGTGCAAGAGAGAATTCAAACGACGATCCCGTTGAAATGCTGATCGAAAAAACGATCATGCTGCTGGATCTTTTCAACATACCGAAAGACCTCGGGCGATACGGGATCGATAAATCATTAATCACTTCGATAGCGGAAAAATCCGAGGGTTCGAGTATGTCCGGAAATCCGAAGACTTTGAGTCTGCGGGAAAAAGAAGAAATCATCCTCAGTGTCGTATGA
- a CDS encoding YkgJ family cysteine cluster protein — MIDKLIKPFYGDGLHFECTKCSACCRHTPGYVFLSKNDISSLLSALQLPFSRFFSEFCRIVPTISGTKISLIEKSNYDCIFWSNDGCLYYEHRPFQCRSFPFWTSYMGSRNKWKSLKSFCPGIDNGILHSGKEINRWMENVKKEDYYYSRRDFENHLMSNEVEEKG; from the coding sequence TTGATCGATAAATTGATAAAACCATTCTATGGCGACGGACTTCACTTTGAGTGTACAAAATGTTCGGCATGTTGCCGCCATACTCCCGGTTATGTATTCCTTTCGAAAAACGATATATCATCACTTCTTTCGGCCCTGCAACTTCCTTTTTCACGGTTTTTCAGTGAATTCTGCAGGATTGTTCCGACGATAAGCGGGACAAAGATAAGTCTTATAGAAAAATCCAATTACGATTGTATTTTCTGGAGTAATGACGGATGTCTCTATTATGAACACCGTCCCTTCCAGTGCAGGAGTTTTCCATTCTGGACATCGTATATGGGTTCACGGAATAAATGGAAATCCCTAAAAAGCTTTTGTCCCGGTATTGACAATGGTATCCTTCATTCAGGCAAAGAGATCAACCGCTGGATGGAAAATGTTAAAAAGGAAGACTATTATTACAGCCGCCGGGACTTCGAGAATCACCTGATGTCGAATGAGGTCGAGGAAAAGGGATGA
- a CDS encoding DNA primase produces the protein MVLSEKIWKSAGAVMDMSNLEEAKAEIKRQISITELIGGYVRLNKKGSKYWGLCPFHSEKTASFSVTPDKEMYYCFGCHKYGDIFTFMMEIEKLSFMEALKLLAKKANVTLSIHHDPQLDLKRESLYDLYRRLTGSFHYLLMKSSKAAHARRYLELRGVSPELIERFQLGYAPASNSWLLSMLEKHNYSIEFIGSSGLFMEKRKRYIPYFFNRIMFPIRNSRGEVIAFGGRSLSEGGPKYLNSPETEIFKKGNNLFGLHHASGAIKENKCAYIVEGYMDVLSLHKGGIPHCVAPLGTALTEAQARLICRYTDNIILLFDGDTAGIAASLKALECLMGFDCETGVVRLPEGRDPDDILQKHGSNELKKMLKSPINSIKYLLTIASERYDSGTPRGKEEIFQFIVPYLKRISSQIKRDGYFEIIADAIHIDIASIRKDYEKQQRLLPIKAEKKEKAVHITDELFFMLALTALRYYFSDVRNSISVNHLKDEWAKEIYIALEECFRDGDDSLNSLLEKIENDELRVLILEKNTSDEFTLNPEKIIADGIAGIKKRNLLEKREEISLLIKQYEKTEPWKMKDLLVEKMVLDKEYEELRMKEDV, from the coding sequence ATGGTACTATCTGAAAAAATATGGAAGTCCGCCGGGGCGGTGATGGATATGAGTAACCTCGAAGAAGCAAAGGCGGAGATCAAACGGCAAATCAGTATTACGGAGTTGATCGGCGGATATGTCCGCCTGAATAAAAAGGGATCGAAGTATTGGGGATTGTGTCCTTTCCATTCGGAAAAAACCGCTTCCTTTTCCGTCACCCCCGATAAAGAAATGTATTACTGCTTCGGCTGTCATAAGTATGGGGATATTTTTACTTTTATGATGGAAATCGAGAAGCTGTCGTTTATGGAGGCTTTGAAACTCCTTGCGAAAAAAGCGAATGTCACCCTCTCGATACATCATGATCCCCAGCTCGATTTAAAACGGGAATCCCTCTATGACCTCTACAGACGACTCACCGGAAGTTTTCACTACCTGTTGATGAAGAGTAGTAAGGCGGCCCATGCGCGCCGGTATCTCGAACTGCGGGGAGTGAGCCCGGAGTTGATCGAACGATTTCAACTCGGTTATGCGCCGGCGAGTAATTCGTGGCTGCTTTCAATGCTTGAAAAGCATAATTACTCCATCGAGTTTATCGGGTCTTCTGGTTTGTTTATGGAAAAGCGGAAACGATACATCCCGTATTTTTTCAACAGAATCATGTTTCCGATCCGCAACAGCCGGGGAGAAGTCATCGCGTTCGGCGGGCGCAGTCTTTCTGAGGGTGGTCCCAAATACCTCAATTCACCGGAAACAGAGATATTTAAAAAGGGTAACAATCTTTTCGGGCTGCATCATGCATCAGGGGCTATAAAGGAAAACAAGTGCGCCTATATTGTCGAAGGATATATGGACGTTCTGTCGCTGCATAAAGGCGGTATTCCCCATTGTGTCGCTCCCCTCGGGACCGCACTTACCGAAGCACAGGCACGGCTTATATGCCGGTATACGGATAATATCATCCTGCTTTTCGACGGCGATACGGCCGGTATCGCCGCATCACTCAAGGCACTGGAATGTCTTATGGGGTTTGATTGTGAGACCGGAGTTGTCAGACTGCCGGAAGGCCGGGATCCGGACGACATTTTACAAAAACATGGTAGCAATGAGTTGAAAAAAATGTTAAAATCTCCTATTAATAGTATTAAGTATCTGTTAACGATTGCCTCGGAGAGGTACGATAGCGGTACGCCAAGAGGGAAAGAGGAAATATTTCAGTTTATTGTACCGTACCTGAAAAGAATCTCGTCACAAATAAAACGTGATGGATATTTTGAGATAATTGCCGATGCTATACATATTGATATAGCATCGATACGAAAAGATTATGAGAAACAGCAGCGACTATTACCAATAAAGGCCGAAAAAAAAGAAAAAGCTGTTCATATAACCGACGAGTTGTTTTTTATGCTGGCATTAACGGCACTGAGATACTATTTTTCGGATGTGCGAAATAGTATATCGGTAAACCATTTAAAGGATGAATGGGCAAAGGAAATTTATATTGCACTGGAGGAGTGTTTCCGGGACGGAGATGATTCACTTAATTCATTACTCGAAAAAATAGAAAATGATGAACTCAGGGTATTGATCTTAGAAAAGAATACATCTGATGAGTTCACCCTTAATCCCGAAAAAATAATAGCGGACGGGATTGCGGGGATAAAAAAGCGGAATTTG
- a CDS encoding cyclic nucleotide-binding domain-containing protein — MEYIYNLIESFRTISWIVVVGYIASLFTAITFYMKTIIPLRIFAICSNIFFITYGFFGGLGPVFFLHVFLFPLNVVRLVQMKKLIAKVKAASQGEYSLDSLVPFMTKRNMAEGEVLFKKGSPAPEIFYIQKGKVYLEEIGQTVTEGNIIGEIGIFSPYKTRTATAMCVEDGQLMTIHESTITQLYYQNPTFGYYLIQLIIKRFIENYDREHSSLKHEP; from the coding sequence ATGGAATATATATACAATCTGATCGAATCCTTCCGCACGATAAGCTGGATTGTCGTTGTCGGCTATATTGCATCGCTTTTTACGGCAATCACCTTTTATATGAAAACGATTATCCCTTTGAGAATTTTTGCTATCTGTTCCAATATTTTTTTTATTACCTACGGTTTTTTCGGGGGGCTGGGACCTGTTTTTTTTCTCCATGTCTTTCTCTTTCCTCTCAATGTCGTGCGCCTCGTACAAATGAAAAAACTAATCGCAAAGGTAAAAGCCGCATCGCAGGGAGAATATTCACTCGACAGTCTCGTTCCGTTCATGACAAAGCGAAACATGGCTGAAGGAGAAGTGCTCTTTAAAAAAGGAAGCCCCGCCCCGGAGATATTTTATATTCAGAAGGGGAAGGTGTATTTGGAAGAAATCGGACAGACGGTGACGGAAGGCAATATCATCGGAGAAATCGGTATATTTTCACCCTATAAAACAAGAACCGCCACCGCCATGTGTGTCGAAGACGGTCAACTTATGACGATACATGAAAGCACGATTACCCAGTTGTATTATCAGAATCCCACATTCGGGTATTATCTCATCCAGCTTATTATCAAACGTTTTATCGAAAATTACGATCGTGAACACTCATCATTAAAACACGAGCCATGA
- a CDS encoding MBL fold metallo-hydrolase, with protein MKIKFWGVRGSIPTPLTSKQIKSRISAVIQRIKPADLTSPENRELFLARLPEDIFGTVGGNTTCIEVKIDAPRCFVIDAGTGIRELGNYYTTEEKHIHEFHIFFTHFHWDHIQGIPFFSPAFNKRNTIFLYSPVPDFEKYLRDQMRFPYFPVGMDILPADIHFIELNGTKLTIDNTEIAWKRMKHPGGSFAYKVVHKGKSAIVATDSEITEKEFLRDEENTVFFKDAHVLILDSQYTLEESIDKIDWGHSSYSIDVDLASVWGVKNLVLFHHEPLYNDKKIIGIERLSKWYLNHLKNKYLSIMVAVEGKEIVIE; from the coding sequence ATGAAAATAAAGTTCTGGGGAGTAAGAGGTTCGATACCGACTCCACTCACATCGAAACAGATTAAAAGCAGAATTTCAGCCGTTATACAGCGAATCAAACCCGCGGATCTGACGTCTCCGGAAAACAGAGAGTTGTTTCTTGCCCGGTTGCCCGAGGACATTTTCGGGACGGTAGGAGGAAATACCACCTGCATAGAGGTAAAGATCGATGCCCCGCGATGTTTTGTTATCGATGCGGGGACGGGTATCCGTGAACTCGGCAATTATTATACTACGGAAGAAAAACATATCCATGAGTTTCATATCTTTTTCACCCATTTCCACTGGGATCATATCCAGGGAATACCTTTTTTTTCACCCGCCTTTAACAAGCGGAACACGATATTTTTATATAGCCCCGTACCGGATTTCGAAAAATATTTGAGAGACCAGATGAGATTTCCCTATTTCCCGGTCGGGATGGATATTCTTCCCGCGGACATTCACTTTATCGAACTGAACGGGACGAAGCTGACAATCGATAATACGGAGATTGCGTGGAAGAGAATGAAACATCCCGGCGGATCGTTCGCCTATAAAGTTGTGCATAAAGGGAAAAGCGCCATCGTGGCAACGGATTCGGAAATTACGGAAAAAGAGTTTCTGAGGGATGAGGAGAATACGGTCTTTTTTAAGGATGCGCATGTATTGATCCTTGATTCCCAGTATACGCTGGAAGAATCGATCGACAAAATTGATTGGGGCCATTCATCATATAGTATCGATGTGGACCTTGCGTCGGTATGGGGGGTAAAAAATCTTGTTCTTTTTCACCATGAGCCACTCTATAACGATAAAAAAATAATTGGTATCGAGCGATTATCGAAGTGGTATCTCAATCATCTGAAAAACAAATATTTGAGTATTATGGTTGCCGTTGAAGGAAAGGAAATCGTAATCGAGTAA